One window from the genome of Sulfurimonas crateris encodes:
- the proB gene encoding glutamate 5-kinase, translating into MKRIVVKVGSSVLIEDGRIANERMLNLVSLIVELRKKHEVILVTSGAVAAGYTAVQLNKLVPTSKKVLASLGQPILMSSYKNLFDIFDVTISQILMTEDDFNSKPHTEIFQEIIERTFKNDILAIVNENDISTTPEQLFGDNDQLSAHITYYAIADLLVILSDIDGYYDSNPKDNPKAKIRKYVNVLSKEELDQEFTPNSKFASGGIVTKLKAAKYIMENDLEMFLCNGFDLTSARSYLLNDVHEKGTLFTTKK; encoded by the coding sequence ATGAAACGTATCGTTGTTAAAGTTGGTAGTAGCGTCTTAATTGAGGATGGCAGAATTGCAAATGAGAGAATGTTAAACCTTGTCTCTCTTATTGTAGAGTTGCGAAAAAAGCATGAAGTTATTTTAGTCACATCCGGAGCTGTCGCAGCCGGGTATACCGCAGTCCAACTAAATAAACTCGTACCAACAAGCAAAAAAGTGTTGGCTTCATTGGGACAGCCTATTCTTATGAGTTCATATAAGAATCTGTTTGATATTTTTGATGTTACGATATCCCAGATACTTATGACAGAAGATGATTTCAACTCAAAACCCCATACAGAAATTTTTCAAGAGATCATAGAGAGAACATTTAAAAATGACATATTGGCTATTGTCAACGAAAATGATATCTCAACGACACCGGAGCAGCTTTTTGGGGACAATGACCAGCTCTCAGCCCATATAACATACTATGCAATAGCAGATCTGCTTGTGATACTGAGTGATATCGACGGTTATTACGACTCAAACCCAAAAGATAATCCAAAAGCAAAAATACGAAAGTATGTAAACGTGTTAAGCAAAGAGGAGTTAGACCAAGAGTTCACACCAAATTCTAAATTTGCATCAGGCGGTATCGTGACAAAGCTAAAGGCGGCTAAATATATAATGGAAAACGATCTGGAAATGTTCTTATGTAATGGCTTTGATCTAACATCAGCGAGAAGTTACCTGCTTAATGATGTTCATGAAAAAGGCACGCTCTTTACGACTAAAAAGTAA